A window from Glandiceps talaboti chromosome 15, keGlaTala1.1, whole genome shotgun sequence encodes these proteins:
- the LOC144446359 gene encoding carbohydrate sulfotransferase 8-like has protein sequence MFTHSKEAVQLRKQLSGSVLPFVVEDRQVGEREQDIHKKRRERMEAVCNRRKNNGTRFPVSRYRAFYFNDAYKCVYCSVPKAGTTNWKRILLVLQGDTNSTVTKFREVHSHHFPTLRNVTDDRLSNYTTFLFTREPFSRLLSAFIDKFETPDDTVYDWAKWGKKVAKKYRKQNGNTDNGNVTFVEFIQYLIDPATNPSKMDPHWRPVYLMCNICNMRYDFIGRIEHFKEDAYSFLKLINASDVVKSLNFPSDNFHSTNASEKLYPNYYAKVPHEYLVRLYKRYELDFELFGYEEPNIISLTNNT, from the coding sequence ATGTTCACGCATTCAAAAGAAGCCGTTCAATTAAggaaacagttgtctggtagtGTTTTGCCTTTTGTTGTGGAAGACAGGCAAGTTGGTGAGAGAGAACAAGACATCCACAAGAAACGACGAGAACGCATGGAGGCAGTGTGtaacagaagaaaaaataacGGTACAAGATTTCCTGTTAGTCGATATCGTGCTTTTTATTTTAACGACGCTTATAAATGCGTATACTGCAGTGTACCAAAGGCCGGTACAACCAATTGGAAAAGGATTTTACTGGTTTTGCAAGGAGATACAAATTCAACGGTGACAAAGTTCCGTGAAGTACATAGCCATCATTTTCCAACCTTACGTAATGTGACTGACGATCGCTTGTCAAACTACACAACCTTTCTTTTCACAAGGGAACCATTTTCACGACTACTTTCTGCATTTATAGACAAATTCGAAACACCTGATGACACAGTGTATGACTGGGCAAAATGGGGAAAGAAAGTAGCAAAGAAATATCGGAAACAAAATGGAAACACAGACAATGGAAATGTCACCTTTGTAGAATTCATCCAGTATTTAATAGACCCTGCAACAAACCCAAGCAAAATGGATCCTCATTGGAGACCAGTATATCTCATGTGTAATATTTGCAACATGCGATATGATTTCATTGGTAGAATTGAACATTTCAAAGAGGACGCATATAGTTTTCTGAAACTTATCAATGCCAGTGATGTGGTGAAATCTTTAAATTTTCCAAGTGACAACTTCCATTCAACAAACGCTTCAGAAAAACTTTACCCAAATTACTACGCAAAAGTTCCACATGAATACCTTGTTAGATTATACAAGCGATATGAACTGGATTTTGAGCTGTTTGGTTATGAAGAACCGAACATAATTTCTCTGACAAACAATACGTAG